The following proteins come from a genomic window of Marispirochaeta sp.:
- a CDS encoding AAA family ATPase encodes MLSNFIATYHRLLQNTNYRHHRYIYKDFNINNRLTGLIGPRGTGKTTLLLQYIKEQIKDKDECIYVSVDHIYFSKNTIIDFINELYEDYGVRYFFFDEIHKYSQWNQELKNAYDSYPDIKIVFSGSSSIDLIKGSYDLSRRGVLFRIDGMSFREYLLFNNIYETEAFTLEDIMNKRGELEIKLSSIKKIKGYFKEYLKGGYYPFYLEDKATYHQKILRVIEKVIFEDISNFYKLKTENLSYFKRIISYLATISPGELNINSISKNIGLDNKTIQNYLMILYETGMIELLNKNKSGSSLLKNTEKMYLDNQDLYTAIIEEIGYAAQIGTIREIFFIKMVKNSNNKIYYNEVGDFSVNNKIFEIGGKNKDKKQIKGKLDNAFLVKDDILYGSKKEIPLYLFGFLY; translated from the coding sequence ATGTTATCAAATTTTATAGCTACCTATCATAGGCTTCTGCAAAATACAAACTATAGACATCATAGGTATATTTACAAAGATTTCAATATTAATAATCGTCTTACAGGCTTGATTGGTCCACGCGGGACAGGAAAAACCACTCTGTTATTACAATATATAAAAGAGCAGATTAAGGATAAAGATGAGTGTATCTACGTATCAGTTGATCATATCTACTTCTCGAAAAATACAATTATTGATTTTATAAATGAGTTGTATGAGGATTACGGAGTAAGATATTTCTTCTTTGATGAAATACATAAATACTCTCAATGGAATCAGGAGTTAAAAAATGCTTATGATTCCTACCCAGATATAAAAATAGTATTTTCTGGTAGTTCGAGTATTGATCTGATAAAGGGTTCTTATGATCTTTCAAGGCGAGGCGTACTGTTTCGAATAGATGGAATGTCTTTTCGCGAGTATCTTCTGTTTAATAATATTTATGAAACAGAAGCATTTACCTTAGAAGATATTATGAACAAGCGAGGTGAGCTTGAAATAAAACTATCGTCAATAAAAAAAATAAAAGGATATTTTAAAGAATATCTAAAGGGGGGATATTATCCATTTTACCTTGAAGATAAAGCAACTTATCATCAAAAGATACTAAGAGTAATTGAAAAAGTAATATTTGAGGACATTTCAAATTTCTATAAATTGAAGACAGAAAATTTATCATATTTTAAGAGAATTATTTCATATCTCGCAACTATTTCACCAGGTGAGTTAAACATAAATAGTATTTCAAAAAATATTGGATTAGATAACAAAACAATACAAAATTACTTAATGATATTATATGAAACTGGAATGATAGAATTACTAAATAAGAATAAATCCGGCAGTAGTTTATTAAAAAATACTGAGAAAATGTATCTGGATAATCAGGACTTATATACCGCTATAATTGAGGAAATAGGATATGCGGCACAAATAGGGACAATAAGAGAGATATTTTTTATAAAAATGGTAAAAAACTCTAACAACAAGATATATTATAATGAGGTCGGAGATTTTTCAGTTAATAATAAAATATTTGAGATTGGTGGAAAGAATAAAGATAAAAAGCAAATAAAAGGGAAACTTGATAATGCTTTTTTAGTTAAAGATGACATTCTCTATGGCAGTAAAAAAGAGATTCCATTGTATTTATTTGGATTTCTCTATTAA
- a CDS encoding transposase → MRKSYNTAFKSKVALEAIKEQETIQQIALKYDVHPNQVSQWKKQLPDNLPATFERPNKKREEERRLEQERDQLLRTVGELTVVNEFLKKKHREYYGKDPE, encoded by the coding sequence ATGAGGAAGAGCTACAACACCGCATTCAAATCGAAAGTGGCACTTGAGGCTATCAAGGAGCAGGAGACCATACAGCAGATTGCACTTAAATACGATGTGCATCCGAACCAGGTATCGCAGTGGAAAAAGCAGCTGCCGGACAATCTTCCTGCGACTTTCGAGCGTCCTAATAAGAAGCGAGAAGAGGAGCGCAGGCTTGAGCAGGAGCGCGACCAACTGCTGCGAACTGTTGGAGAACTGACAGTTGTGAACGAATTCCTCAAAAAAAAACACCGCGAGTATTACGGGAAAGATCCGGAATGA
- a CDS encoding IS3 family transposase, translating to MIDPNHPELSIAQQCRTLEVTRSSYYRKGRDMRTETDLEDLTVILEYHKKVPFYGYRKVSRVLLPEHPHLTRKRVRRLMKRFGLRALYPGPNLSKARNDHKKYPYLLRGKQIRHPNQVWASDITYIGLPQGHVYLVAIVDLYSRKVLSWRLSNSMDPSFCVAALQEAIETYGVPAIFNTDQGSQFTSRAYLSVLEEHQVEISMDGVGRALDNVYVERLWRSLKYEDIYLRSYESMVELHHGIEHYFTFYNTERLHQSLEYRTPEEMHQSFATENPLPLAA from the coding sequence ATGATTGATCCGAACCATCCCGAGCTGAGCATAGCGCAGCAGTGTCGTACTCTTGAGGTCACTCGGAGCTCCTACTACCGCAAAGGCCGAGATATGCGAACAGAGACGGATCTGGAGGATCTCACAGTCATTCTGGAGTATCACAAGAAGGTCCCCTTTTACGGCTATCGCAAAGTATCACGAGTGCTGTTACCCGAGCATCCTCACCTGACCAGAAAACGAGTCAGGCGGCTGATGAAGCGTTTTGGACTGCGGGCATTATATCCTGGGCCAAATCTGAGCAAGGCACGCAACGATCACAAGAAATATCCGTATTTGTTGCGCGGTAAGCAAATACGGCATCCCAATCAGGTTTGGGCCAGTGATATCACCTATATTGGTCTTCCGCAGGGGCACGTCTATCTGGTGGCTATAGTGGATCTGTACTCTCGTAAGGTCTTGAGCTGGCGGCTTTCGAATAGCATGGATCCGTCATTCTGTGTTGCCGCGCTGCAGGAGGCGATCGAGACCTATGGGGTCCCGGCGATCTTTAACACGGATCAGGGTAGCCAGTTCACAAGCAGGGCCTACCTGTCGGTGTTGGAAGAACACCAGGTGGAGATCAGCATGGACGGGGTTGGCCGCGCACTGGACAATGTGTATGTCGAACGACTGTGGCGCTCATTGAAATATGAGGATATCTACCTGCGGTCATATGAGAGCATGGTGGAATTACATCATGGGATTGAACACTACTTCACGTTCTACAACACCGAACGGCTACACCAGTCGCTGGAGTACAGGACACCGGAAGAGATGCATCAATCATTCGCTACGGAGAACCCGCTGCCGTTGGCAGCGTAG